Proteins from a genomic interval of Crassostrea angulata isolate pt1a10 chromosome 7, ASM2561291v2, whole genome shotgun sequence:
- the LOC128156118 gene encoding uncharacterized protein LOC128156118 isoform X1 translates to MDRCNTNIDNFSSVMNIRELISEDIVAHNDFLFFTYGVALSIIICIGIPGNLFALVILMHRSLRSSPVSIVKALTIHGIVNMCFSIYLEIIPSIKLHMDTERFDSETFKSLLQLKCKSNVTSSSPSVFQCLRHIDVYVNTTKSLMAQMKPMYDQFINGTSLGHNSAIIENCIFNKVDAFQIFPGSMRNKSISNYDSQVESPSNSFLGADSFSVDKDISNFIEEAVERFVGYTLVNYGLLITFCLAVERCVAIYFPFQAVRWLTIRKTRIALILILLSCVCIHLPQMVKEIRFALSSPSDLDPHTDDSLMFVEPIRQEYEQFYAVISLLICIATFSLNILVLVKLVILHRRLKYCKHLVNAERTEINITVAIVVLIFFQLPFHIMASTLAFIQSGPTVSNVDLFVKTTVLIRFFFISQSALNFIIYCILARNCRKVCRILFRKLSLSFTRKTTSLTHHDDRLTNERIRRIYSNSLTTVKPTEREDVHMRMNPLDDIHLDTLIGRNRHNHKEQDLIHNPHSLKNGKSSVTKTDYV, encoded by the coding sequence ATGGATCGCTGCAATACaaacattgataatttttcgTCTGTAATGAACATCAGAGAACTGATTTCGGAGGACATCGTAGCTCACAACGATTTTCTGTTTTTCACTTATGGAGTAGCATTGTCCATCATAATATGCATTGGGATACCAGGAAATCTCTTTGCGTTAGTCATTCTAATGCACAGGTCTTTACGGAGTTCCCCCGTGAGCATTGTAAAAGCCTTAACCATTCACGGAATTGTTAACATGTGTTTTTCGATATATTTGGAAATCATACCGTCAATTAAGTTACATATGGATACGGAACGTTTTGACAGTGAAACATTTAAATCCTTATTACAATTAAAATGCAAAAGCAATGTTACTTCGTCATCTCCAAGTGTTTTTCAATGTTTAAGGCACATTGACGTCTACGTTAATACAACCAAGTCGCTCATGGCCCAAATGAAACCAATGTACGACCAATTTATTAATGGGACCTCGCTTGGACATAACTCCGCAATTATCGAAAACTGTATCTTCAATAAAGTGGATGCATTTCAAATCTTTCCTGGTTCGATGCGAAATAAATCGATATCAAATTATGATTCGCAGGTGGAATCCCCATCTAATTCTTTTCTCGGTGCTGACAGCTTTTCAGTGGATAAGGATATTAGCAACTTCATTGAGGAAGCCGTGGAGAGATTTGTAGGCTACACCCTTGTTAATTATGGGTTGCTTATCACCTTTTGTCTCGCAGTTGAGAGATGTGTGGCAATTTACTTTCCTTTTCAAGCAGTTAGGTGGCTTACAATACGAAAAACTAGAATTGCGTTGATTCTTATACTTTTAAGTTGTGTTTGTATACATCTGCCGCAGATGGTCAAAGAAATCAGGTTTGCACTGTCCTCTCCCTCTGATCTCGACCCACACACTGATGACAGCTTGATGTTCGTGGAACCAATCAGACAAGAGTATGAACAATTCTATGCCGTTATAAGTCTCTTGATTTGCATTGCTACTTTCAGCTTAAATATTTTGGTATTGGTTAAACTCGTCATTTTACACAGACGAttaaagtattgtaaacatttaGTAAACGCAGAACGGACGGAAATCAACATCACTGTAGCAATTGTTgtactgatattttttcaacTTCCTTTCCATATCATGGCCTCAACTCTTGCGTTCATTCAATCCGGTCCAACAGTAAGCAACGTAGATTTGTTTGTGAAAACAACAGTATTAATAcgatttttcttcatttctcaGTCTGCCTTAAATTTCATCATCTATTGTATTCTTGCTAGAAACTGTCGAAAAGTCTGCAGAATCTTGTTCAGGAAACTGTCTTTGAGTTTTACGAGGAAGACGACAAGCCTAACGCACCATGATGACAGACTGACTAATGAAAGAATTCGAAGAATTTACTCGAACTCTTTAACAACGGTTAAACCAACAGAGAGAGAAGACGTTCACATGCGAATGAACCCTTTGGATGATATTCATTTAGATACGTTAATAGGGCGTAATAGGCATAACCATAAAGAACAAGACTTGATTCATAACCCGCATTCGCTGAAGAATGGAAAGAGTTCTGTCACAAAAACGGATTATGTTTAG
- the LOC128156118 gene encoding uncharacterized protein LOC128156118 isoform X2 — protein MDRCNTNIDNFSSVMNIRELISEDIVAHNDFLFFTYGVALSIIICIGIPGNLFALVILMHRSLRSSPVSIVKALTIHGIVNMCFSIYLEIIPSIKLHMDTERFDSETFKSLLQLKCKSNVTSSSPSVFQCLRHIDVYVNTTKSLMAQMKPMYDQFINGTSLGHNSAIIENCIFNKVDAFQIFPGSMRNKSISNYDSQVESPSNSFLGADSFSVDKDISNFIEEAVERFVGYTLVNYGLLITFCLAVERCVAIYFPFQAVRWLTIRKTRIALILILLSCVCIHLPQMVKEIRFALSSPSDLDPHTDDSLMFVEPIRQEYEQFYAVISLLICIATFSLNILVLVKLVILHRRLKYCKHLVNAERTEINITVAIVVLIFFQLPFHIMASTLAFIQSGPTKLSKSLQNLVQETVFEFYEEDDKPNAP, from the exons ATGGATCGCTGCAATACaaacattgataatttttcgTCTGTAATGAACATCAGAGAACTGATTTCGGAGGACATCGTAGCTCACAACGATTTTCTGTTTTTCACTTATGGAGTAGCATTGTCCATCATAATATGCATTGGGATACCAGGAAATCTCTTTGCGTTAGTCATTCTAATGCACAGGTCTTTACGGAGTTCCCCCGTGAGCATTGTAAAAGCCTTAACCATTCACGGAATTGTTAACATGTGTTTTTCGATATATTTGGAAATCATACCGTCAATTAAGTTACATATGGATACGGAACGTTTTGACAGTGAAACATTTAAATCCTTATTACAATTAAAATGCAAAAGCAATGTTACTTCGTCATCTCCAAGTGTTTTTCAATGTTTAAGGCACATTGACGTCTACGTTAATACAACCAAGTCGCTCATGGCCCAAATGAAACCAATGTACGACCAATTTATTAATGGGACCTCGCTTGGACATAACTCCGCAATTATCGAAAACTGTATCTTCAATAAAGTGGATGCATTTCAAATCTTTCCTGGTTCGATGCGAAATAAATCGATATCAAATTATGATTCGCAGGTGGAATCCCCATCTAATTCTTTTCTCGGTGCTGACAGCTTTTCAGTGGATAAGGATATTAGCAACTTCATTGAGGAAGCCGTGGAGAGATTTGTAGGCTACACCCTTGTTAATTATGGGTTGCTTATCACCTTTTGTCTCGCAGTTGAGAGATGTGTGGCAATTTACTTTCCTTTTCAAGCAGTTAGGTGGCTTACAATACGAAAAACTAGAATTGCGTTGATTCTTATACTTTTAAGTTGTGTTTGTATACATCTGCCGCAGATGGTCAAAGAAATCAGGTTTGCACTGTCCTCTCCCTCTGATCTCGACCCACACACTGATGACAGCTTGATGTTCGTGGAACCAATCAGACAAGAGTATGAACAATTCTATGCCGTTATAAGTCTCTTGATTTGCATTGCTACTTTCAGCTTAAATATTTTGGTATTGGTTAAACTCGTCATTTTACACAGACGAttaaagtattgtaaacatttaGTAAACGCAGAACGGACGGAAATCAACATCACTGTAGCAATTGTTgtactgatattttttcaacTTCCTTTCCATATCATGGCCTCAACTCTTGCGTTCATTCAATCCGGTCCAACA AAACTGTCGAAAAGTCTGCAGAATCTTGTTCAGGAAACTGTCTTTGAGTTTTACGAGGAAGACGACAAGCCTAACGCACCATGA